In Panicum virgatum strain AP13 chromosome 4N, P.virgatum_v5, whole genome shotgun sequence, a single window of DNA contains:
- the LOC120671544 gene encoding protein FAR1-RELATED SEQUENCE 7-like yields the protein MARVLHSSGSLHQFHLKVEICSDECNGESSRTPERTISLPFYGSIYEPDCEDGLQPTIGMVFDSWEQGEDFYRAYAKHMGFGVRKWTQYKKADGTTIWKRFVFSKEGWRKEQESGEDEKPKRKFKITRCGCEAMIGFKRWSPSMWSPSSSPGTPMIWSPQG from the exons ATGGCAAGAGTCTTGCATAGCTCTGGCTCACTACACCAATTTCACTTGAAG GTTGAAATATGTTCAGATGAGTGTAACGGAGAGAGCTCTAGAACACCAGAAAGAACAATAAGCTTACCATTCTAT GGTTCAATATATGAGCCTGATTGCGAGGATGGCTTACAACCCACAATTGGTATGGTGTTCGATAGCTGGGAGCAAGGAGAAGATTTCTACAGAGCATATGCTAAGCATATGGGATTTGGGGTTCGCAAATGGACACAATATAAAAAGGCAGATGGCACAACCATCTGGAAGCGATTTGTTTTTTCAAAGGAAGGCTGGAGGAAAGAGCAAGAAAGTGGTGAAGATGAGAAGCCTAAAAGGAAGTTCAAGATAACTCGGTGTGGCTGTGAGGCTATGATTGGATTCAAGAGGTGGTCGCCAAGTATGTGGTCGCCAAGTTCATCTCCGGGCACACCCATGATTTGGTCTCCCCAAGGATGA
- the LOC120671543 gene encoding translation initiation factor IF-2-like, producing the protein MRGVGAAAAAARRHTTLSSSYAPAFSSFSGIGGGDGGFGRGRGRGRGLPPSGPPRAPGRPISDDDGADPFSAATPVGRGRGEPVAPSSPNIPSFAAFSGVGRGRGSPLPPTEPEDAPKQPTFTKRFDDAPPRRDPEPPSPEASSSSSSAPPLPRALPFTGAGRGVPRMQQPPVDKPPEENRFIRRREAAKQAAAGPPSAPGPQQPKLSGPEAVKRALELLGGGGGGRGGRSDEDGGGRGGGGRSFRGRGGRGRGMRRGGRTRDDGRSVDVGDRQAIYLGDNADGERLEKKLGEDKMKILEQAFMEAADSALPHPIEDAYLDACHTNNMIEFEPQYHVNFANPDIDEKPPMSLEEMLQKVKPFIVAYEGIQNQEEWEEAVKDVMARAPHMKELIDMYSGPDVVTAKQQEEELQRVANTLPENIPSSVKRFTDKTLLSLKNNPGWGFDKKCQFMDKFTRMVSEQYK; encoded by the exons ATGCGAggggtcggcgccgccgccgccgccgccaggcggCACActaccctctcctcctcctacgcccccgccttctcctccttctccggcatcggcggcggggacggaggtttcggacgcgggcgcgggcgcgggcgcggcctgcCGCCCTCCGGCCCGCCGCGCGCTCCCGGTAGGCCCATttccgacgacgacggcgcggaTCCCTTCTCCGCCGCCACACCcgtcggccgcggccgcggggagCCCGTCGCTCCCTCTTCCCCCAACATCCCATCCTTCGCCGCGTTCTCTGgcgtcggccgcggccgcggatcgccgctgccgcccaccGAGCCCGAGGATGCCCCCAAGCAGCCGACCTTCACCAAGCGCTTCGACGACGCCCCTCCGCGCCGCGATCCGGAGCCGCCGAGCCCCGaggcctcgtcctcgtcctcttccgcgccgccgctgccgcgcgcgctcccgttcaccggcgccggccgcggcgtgcCGCGGATGCAGCAGCCGCCGGTGGATAAGCCTCCGGAGGAGAACCGCTTCATCCGCCGCCGCGAGGCTGCGAAGCAggcggccgccggcccgccctCGGCTCCCGGCCCGCAGCAACCCAAGTTGTCGGGTCCGGAAGCCGTGAAGCGCGCATTGGAGCTcctgggaggcggcggcggaggccgcggcggccgcagtGACGAAGATGGCGGAGGGCGCGGTGGCGGGGGCCGCAGCttccgtggccgcggcggccgcggtcgcGGGATGAGGAGGGGGGGCCGCACGCGCGACGATGGCCGCTCTGTTGATGTGGGTGATCGGCAAGCGATCTACTTGGGGGACAACGCCGATGGCGAGAGGCTAGAGAAGAAGCTTGGCGAGGACAAGATGAAGATTCTGGAGCAAGCGTTTATGGAGGCGGCAGATAGTGCGCTGCCACATCCTATCGAGGATGCGTACCTCGATGCTTGTCACACAAACAACATG ATCGAGTTTGAACCACAGTACCATGTGAATTTTGCTAATCCTGATATTGATGAGAAACCACCAATGTCATTGGAGGAGATGCTTCAGAAGGTGAAGCCCTTCATAGTTGCGTATGAGGGCATCCAGAACCAGGAAGAATGGGAG GAAGCTGTGAAAGATGTAATGGCTAGAGCACCCCATATGAAAGAGCTCATAGATATGTACAGTGGCCCTGATGTTGTTACTGCAAAACAACAAGAAGAGGAGCTTCAAAGAGTTGCAAATACTCTCCCTGAAAACATCCCTTCTTCAGTAAAGCGGTTTACTGACAAAACTCTTCTCTCTCTTAAG AACAATCCTGGCTGGGGTTTTGACAAGAAATGTCAATTCATGGACAAGTTCACTCGCATGGTTTCAGAGCAATACAAGTAG
- the LOC120671545 gene encoding myb family transcription factor IPN2-like, protein MFPSSNKQPSTGAASSNDRPMCVQGDSGGLVLTTDPKPRLRWTAELHDRFVDAIAQLGGPDKATPKTIMRVMGVKGLTLYHLKSHLQKFRLGKQHKEFGDHTAMEMQRNVASSSGMMGRTMNDRSVNVSGNEALRIQMEVQRRLHGELEVQKHLQMRVEAQGKYMQSIVEKAYQALGSSDCATWPAGYRSLGSNQQAVLDIGGSTSFSSLQDLHFYGGSSSHMDQLLQQMERPMDSFLTLGDSFIGSSSADKKGPNHCISSGGKSSMTMWVGEEQPQAKSGGTDQLQMEGGIDVMDPITGLYEGAMSGDSMGSKGFEGSSSKLEMKSPPQQAALSVASQRVRI, encoded by the exons ATGTTCCCCTCCTCCAATAAGCAGCCCAGCACTGGTGCTGCGAGCTCGAATGATCGGCCTATGTGCGTGCAAGGCGACTCCGGCGGCCTCGTCCTCACCACCGACCCCAAGCCCCGCCTCCGGTGGACCGCCGAGCTCCATGACCGTTTCGTCGACGCCATCGCCCAGCTCGGAGGCCCGGACA AGGCAACTCCAAAGACTATCATGAGGGTTATGGGAGTCAAGGGCCTCACCCTCTACCATCTCAAGAGTCACCTGCAA AAATTCAGGCTAGGCAAGCAGCACAAGGAGTTTGGGGATCATACAG CAATGGAGATGCAACGTAacgtggcttcttcttcaggcATGATGGGAAGAACCATGAACGA CCGAAGCGTGAACGTGAGCGGGAATGAGGCCCTAAGGATCCAGATGGAAGTCCAAAGAAGGCTCCATGGGGAACTAGAG GTGCAGAAGCACCTCCAGATGAGGGTTGAAGCCCAGGGGAAGTACATGCAATCCATCGTGGAGAAAGCATACCAAGCCCTGGGGTCCAGCGACTGCGCCACGTGGCCCGCGGGGTACAGATCTCTAGGCAGCAACCAGCAGGCCGTCCTTGACATTGGCGGCTCCACGAGCTTCTCGTCCCTCCAGGACCTGCACTTCTATGGAGGAAGCAGCAGCCACATGGACCAGCTGCTGCAGCAGATGGAGCGGCCGATGGATAGCTTCCTGACGTTGGGCGACAGCTTCATAGGCTCGTCATCAGCAGACAAGAAGGGCCCTAACCACTGCATCAGCTCCGGTGGCAAGAGCTCGATGACGATGTGGGTCGGCGAGGAGCAGCCGCAGGCGAAGAGCGGCGGCACCGATCAGCTCCAGATGGAGGGCGGCATCGATGTCATGGACCCGATCACCGGCCTGTATGAGGGTGCCATGTCGGGCGACTCCATGGGCAGTAAGGGTTTCGAGGGTTCGAGCTCCAAGCTTGAGATGAAGTCGCCTCCACAACAAGCAGCACTTTCTGTAGCAAGTCAGAGGGTACGTATATAG